From a region of the Triticum aestivum cultivar Chinese Spring chromosome 7D, IWGSC CS RefSeq v2.1, whole genome shotgun sequence genome:
- the LOC123170877 gene encoding uncharacterized protein — protein sequence MPSSSGTSESWSPDDHLDEPTRDRAPRTADADGGDDDHDDVSAERVTSRLRRPGALKALCKRYSIPDGFAPVLAGDRSSCSTPPPGSVCVYLDALDAGMRLPLHPFFAAVLNHFGLAPGQLSPNGWRAMAGFVALSRSAGVDPSLAVFRHFFALCPFPPHGFYTLRGKDADGLLFARIRAKFVKGWKEDFFFLESSAPWPCPVEWGEPSRSSTFDPSLTVQEKAVADSLLRARGSSPIDLFAYLHHRNMAAANITGVSSPPPTRKGEPSRLQHCSTAPVHVAMEEAAAARASAGKVTVKSEPGCKFPSCPPGFSAPCKSPPTTSKDGDWKAARRLLQGTVTPSRERELAASKPADVVASTYVSLLQTANEVAFSLGYALELEDKLRARERKADALQGELHRKLKARETEAEALRAELRRAKAELDETTKAAVAREELCRKTKARERDTAEADALRAELRKAKAVLAEAKADAGIAAAAARGLREELDRKQKARERDAGESDALRAELQQAKAELAATKAEAERAAAARWFWASSREHARALAERELRGYERGLEDMRRAALRRYPYLDPSLLFVPVRGPP from the exons ATGCCATCCTCCTCCGGGACCTCGGAATCCTGGTCGCCGGACGACCACCTCGACGAACCCACCCGCGACCGAGCTCCCCGCACCGCCGACGCCGACGGAGGCGACGACGACCACGACGACGTCTCGGCCGAGCGGGTCACCTCGCGGCTGCGCAGGCCAGGAGCCCTGAAGGCCCTCTGCAAGAGGTACTCCATCCCCGACGGCTTCGCCCCGGTCCTCGCCGGCGACCGCTCCTCGTGCTCCACGCCGCCGCCGGGGTCCGTCTGCGTGTACCTCGACGCGCTGGACGCCGGGATGCGCCTGCCCCTCCACCCCTTCTTCGCCGCGGTGCTCAACCACTTCGGGCTCGCCCCGGGCCAGCTCTCGCCCAACGGCTGGCGCGCCAtggcgggcttcgtggccctctccCGCTCCGCCGGCGTGGACCCGTCGCTCGCCGTGTTCCGGCACTTCTTCGCGCTCTGCCCGTTCCCGCCGCACGGCTTCTACACCCTCCGCGGCAAGGACGCCGACGGCCTGCTCTTCGCCCGGATTCGCGCCAAGTTTGTCAAGGGGTGGAAGGAGGATTTCTTCTTCCTGGAGTCGTCGGCGCCGTGGCCGTGCCCGGTGGAGTGGGGCGAGCCTTCCAGGTCCTCCACCTTCGATCCGTCGCTCACCGTGCAGGAGAAGGCCGTGGCGGACAGCCTGCTGCGTGCTCGAGGGAGTTCCCCGATCGACCTCTTCGCGTatctccaccaccgcaacatggcCGCGGCCAACATCACCGGGGTGTCGTCTCCGCCGCCAACTCGTAAAGGTGAACCCTCCAGGCTCCAGCATTGCTCAA CCGCGCCTGTGCATGTCGCCATGGAGGAAGCCGCGGCCGCGCGCGCGTCGGCAGGGAAGGTGACGGTGAAGAGCGAGCCTGGCTGCAAG TTCCCCTCTTGCCCGCCGGGCTTCTCCGCTCCCTGCAAGTCGCCGCCCACGACAAGCAAAGATGGTGACTGGAAGGCGGCGAGGCGGCTGCTGCAGGGCACCGTGACGCCGTCGCGGGAGCGCGAGCTCGCCGCGTCCAAGCCGGCCGACGTTGTCGCCTCAACCTACGTGTCACTGCTCCAG ACGGCGAACGAGGTGGCCTTCTCGCTGGGCTACGCTCTGGAGCTGGAGGACAAGCTGAGGGCGCGCGAGCGCAAGGCGGACGCGCTCCAGGGGGAGCTGCACAGGAAGCTGAAGGCGCGGGAGACCGAGGCGGAGGCGCTGCGGGCGGAGCTGCGCAGGGCCAAGGCCGAGCTCGACGAGACGACcaaggcggcggtggcgcgggaggAGCTGTGCAGGAAAACGAAGGCGCGGGAGCGCGACACCGCCGAGGCGGACGCGCTGCGGGCGGAGCTGCGCAAGGCGAAGGCCGTGCTCGCCGAGGCCAAGGCGGACGCGgggatcgcggcggcggcggcgcgcgggctcaGGGAGGAGCTGGACAGGAAGCAGAAGGCGCGGGAGCGGGACGCCGGCGAGTCGGACGCGCTGCGGGCGGAGCTGCAACAGGCGAAGGCCGAGCTcgccgcgaccaaggcggaggccgagagggcggcggcggcgcggtggttcTGGGCGTCGAGCAGGGAGCACGCGCGCGCGCTGGCGGAGCGGGAGCTGCGGGGGTACGAGCGCGGCCTGGAGGACATGAGGCGCGCCGCGCTCCGTCGCTACCCGTACCTGGACCCGTCGCTGCTCTTCGTGCCGGTCCGCGGCCCCCCGTAG
- the LOC123168643 gene encoding uncharacterized protein, with the protein MPSSPSANPGHGVRTAAATSRPTGAEGFASILATQGELDALCREHGVPEGFTALPAGDLRANSTPPRGAICVYARALEAGMRVPLHRFFLEALAHFGLAPAQLTPNGWRNMAGFVALCRSAGVPQSLAVFRHFFLLSVVSHKHGKGWYFFQSRQGSGLRFTGMPNPNSIAMKDWKREFFFLSSPEPWPCAVEWGEPSKSALMKPVLTPQESKSAAKLLRVHGGAPVDLRTYLSSSNLAAAMVATTASPPPSTSTTPSSKAMDPAVKDMMKVMLAEKAAAQASASAVKAEPCSNPAGSPSLCGEKRVLEEANDEEGLSLPVHNMMKCMLADKAAAQAPAKKRIREEASGGEEVPRLSAPNTPLSRVCSPPPGFSGKRQHIPSRHDGDTTDWEAARELLQGAVSPPLERAFAASAPSEVVKSSYAAILQAANYASFSFRHALDLEEKLAAREREAAALREQLEEAKAELAAAKRAAEAEREKATDDLAAELEMAKGGLAVAKRAREAEAELAAARAEAVKKRAELAALKRAAEAEKAKAEEEAAALQQLLASEEDVRRRAEDALEAYERWRGRRAPAGRVA; encoded by the exons ATGCCTTCCTCTCCCTCCGCCAACCCGGGCCACGGCGTCCGCACCGCCGCCGCGACGTCCAGGCCCACGGGCGCCGAGGGCTTCGCCTCGATCCTGGCCACTCAGGGCGAGCTCGACGCGCTCTGCCGGGAGCACGGCGTCCCCGAGGGCTTCACCGCGCTCCCCGCCGGCGACCTGCGCGCGAACTCGACGCCGCCGCGGGGGGCCATCTGCGTGTACGCGCGCGCGCTGGAGGCCGGGATGCGCGTCCCGCTTCACCGCTTCTTCCTCGAGGCGCTCGCCCACTTCGGCCTCGCGCCGGCCCAGCTCACGCCCAACGGGTGGCGCAACATGGCGGGCTTCGTCGCGCTCTGCCGCTCCGCCGGCGTGCCGCAGTCCCTCGCGGTGTTCCGGCATTTCTTCCTGCTGTCCGTCGTCTCCCACAAGCACGGAAAAGGCTGGTACTTCTTCCAATCCAGGCAGGGCTCCGGCCTGCGCTTCACGGGGATGCCGAACCCGAACTCCATTGCTATGAAGGACTGGAAACGCgagttcttcttcctctcttcgccgGAGCCGTGGCCTTGCGCCGTGGAGTGGGGCGAGCCGTCCAAGAGCGCACTCATGAAGCCGGTGCTCACCCCTCAGGAAAGCAAATCGGCGGCCAAGCTGCTGCGCGTTCACGGGGGCGCCCCCGTTGATCTCAGGACGTATCTCAGCAGCAGCAACCTTGCCGCCGCCATGGTAGCCACCACTGCATCACCGCCGCCATCTACTAGTACTACTCCCAGTTCCAAAG CTATGGATCCCGCTGTCAAGGACATGATGAAGGTTATGCTCGCGGAGAAGGCGGCCGCGCAAGCGTCGGCGTCGGCCGTGAAAGCCGAGCCGTGCAGCAACCCAGCAGGGTCGCCATCTTTGTGCGGGGAGAAAAGGGTTCTGGAGGAAGCCAACGACGAGGAGGGTCTATCTCTTCCTGTCCACAACATGATGAAGTGTATGCTGGCGGACAAGGCGGCCGCGCAAGCGCCGGCGAAGAAGAGGATTCGGGAGGAAGCCAGCGGCGGGGAGGAGGTTCCGCGTCTTTCGGCGCCGAACACGCCGCTGTCCCGCGTGTGCTCGCCACCGCCGGGCTTCTCCGGGAAGCGACAGCACATTCCCAGCAGGCACGACGGAgacaccacggactgggaggctgcGCGTGAGCTGCTCCAGGGCGCCGTCTCGCCGCCGCTGGAGCGCGCGTTCGCGGCGAGCGCGCCTTCCGAGGTCGTCAAGTCGAGCTACGCTGCGATTCTGCAG GCCGCGAACTACGCGTCGTTCTCCTTCCGCCACGCGCTCGACCtggaggagaagctggcggccagGGAGCGCGAGGCCGCGGCGCTGCGGGAGCAGCTGGAGGAGGCAAAGGCCGAGCTCGCCGCGGCGAAGCGGGCGGCAGAAGCAGAGCGGGAGAAGGCAACGGACGATCTCGCCGCGGAGCTCGAGATGGCGAAAGGCGGGCTCGCCGTGGCGAAGCGGGCTCGGGAGGCGGAGGCCGAGCTCGCCGCGGCTCGGGCGGAGGCGGTGAAGAAGAGGGCCGAGCTCGCCGCGTTGAAGCGGGCCGCGGAGGCGGAGAAGGCGAAGGCCGAGGAGGAAGCGGCGGCGCTGCAACAGCTCCTGGCGTCCGAGGAGGACGTGCGGCGGCGAGCGGAGGACGCGCTGGAGGCGTACGAGCGCTGGCGAGGCCGTCGCGCTCCGGCCGGTCGTGTTGCTTGA